A single region of the Microbulbifer sp. MKSA007 genome encodes:
- a CDS encoding FAD:protein FMN transferase, which produces MLKAITGPTNSKTGPVFTALFLLWAAVILSACAPSPESWQLAGRTMGTSYHITVVQVPSGLEQGELQQLIDDELQQVNQEMSTYIDDSELMRFNQSPVGQAIPVSQHLADVLEMSLDIYRRSEGAFEVTVGPLVNLWGFGPQPEPEHIPSDKDIADLLTVVGSDALTLTRKPDTVIKSRPVEVDLSAIAKGHGVDRVAELLEDLGIRNYLVEIGGELRTKGVNPKGKTWVIGIEVPSAAGQMVQEPIAVSGKAVATSGDYRNYYERDGVRYSHSIDPRSGRSIKHKLASVTVIAETCAEADGLATAINVLGADAGMALAERDNLAVFMVVKTDSGFEERSSSGFKPYVERSEK; this is translated from the coding sequence TTGCTAAAAGCAATCACAGGCCCGACAAACTCAAAAACAGGGCCCGTCTTTACGGCCCTGTTTTTGCTTTGGGCGGCTGTAATTTTATCGGCTTGCGCTCCTTCGCCGGAGTCCTGGCAGTTGGCTGGCCGCACCATGGGAACCAGCTATCACATCACCGTCGTTCAGGTGCCCTCTGGGCTGGAGCAGGGTGAGTTGCAGCAGTTGATCGACGATGAGTTGCAGCAGGTCAACCAGGAGATGTCGACCTATATCGACGACTCTGAGTTAATGCGCTTTAACCAAAGCCCGGTAGGGCAGGCGATCCCGGTTAGCCAACACTTGGCAGATGTACTGGAAATGTCCCTGGATATTTATCGCCGCAGTGAGGGCGCTTTCGAGGTGACGGTCGGCCCTCTGGTCAACTTGTGGGGTTTTGGTCCCCAGCCCGAACCGGAGCATATCCCCTCAGATAAAGACATTGCCGATCTGCTAACCGTCGTCGGTTCCGATGCGTTAACCCTGACCCGTAAGCCAGACACTGTTATCAAGAGCCGCCCCGTTGAGGTGGATCTTTCAGCGATTGCCAAGGGCCATGGCGTTGATCGGGTTGCCGAGCTATTGGAAGACCTGGGTATTCGAAACTACTTGGTCGAGATTGGCGGTGAACTGCGAACTAAGGGTGTGAATCCAAAGGGTAAGACCTGGGTAATTGGCATTGAAGTACCCAGCGCGGCAGGGCAGATGGTGCAGGAGCCAATTGCGGTGAGTGGGAAGGCAGTAGCTACTAGTGGAGACTATCGCAACTACTACGAAAGGGATGGTGTTCGTTACTCCCATAGCATTGACCCACGCTCCGGGCGGTCCATCAAGCACAAGTTGGCATCGGTAACCGTTATTGCGGAAACCTGTGCTGAAGCCGATGGTCTGGCTACCGCGATCAATGTCCTCGGTGCTGATGCCGGCATGGCGCTGGCAGAAAGAGATAATCTAGCCGTCTTTATGGTGGTGAAAACTGATTCAGGTTTCGAAGAGCGTTCTAGCTCTGGCTTTAAACCTTATGTAGAGAGGTCTGAGAAGTGA
- the nqrF gene encoding NADH:ubiquinone reductase (Na(+)-transporting) subunit F, with protein sequence MSIEIILGVAMFTVIVLALVAVILAARSRLVNTGNVNILVNGEKTLTVPAGGKLLQTLAANNLFLASACGGGGSCAQCICKVNSGGGDMLPTEAAHFTPRDAKEGKRLSCQVAVKQDMEIEVPEEVFGVKQWECTVESNPNVATFIKELTLRLPEGENVDFRAGGYVQLEAPAHHVKFADFDVEEQYRGDWEHFGFFKLESKVTEPVVRAYSMANYPEEKGVVKFNIRIATPPPRTEGIPPGQMSSYVFSLKAGDKIKVYGPFGEFFAKETDNEMVFIGGGAGMAPMRSHIFDQLKRLNSTRKISFWYGARSLREMFYEDDYNGLASEFDNFQWHVALSDPQPEDNWTGYTGFIHNVVYENYLKDHPAPEDCEYYMCGPPMMNAAVINMLKDLGVEDENILLDDFGG encoded by the coding sequence ATGAGTATTGAAATTATCCTCGGCGTAGCGATGTTTACCGTCATCGTTTTGGCGCTGGTAGCGGTGATCCTTGCGGCCCGCTCGCGCCTGGTAAACACCGGCAACGTCAACATCCTGGTTAACGGTGAGAAGACTCTCACCGTACCGGCCGGCGGCAAGCTGCTGCAAACCCTGGCTGCCAACAACCTGTTCCTGGCCTCCGCCTGTGGTGGCGGCGGCAGCTGTGCGCAGTGTATCTGTAAGGTGAATTCCGGTGGTGGCGATATGCTGCCGACTGAAGCGGCTCACTTTACCCCGCGCGATGCAAAAGAAGGCAAGCGTCTTTCCTGTCAGGTTGCGGTTAAGCAAGACATGGAAATCGAAGTGCCGGAAGAGGTGTTTGGTGTTAAGCAGTGGGAGTGCACTGTGGAATCCAACCCGAACGTGGCCACCTTTATTAAGGAGCTGACCCTGCGTCTGCCCGAAGGTGAAAACGTTGACTTCCGCGCTGGTGGTTACGTACAGCTGGAAGCTCCGGCTCACCATGTCAAGTTTGCTGACTTCGATGTCGAAGAGCAGTACCGTGGCGACTGGGAGCACTTTGGCTTCTTCAAGCTGGAGTCCAAAGTGACCGAGCCTGTGGTTCGCGCTTACTCCATGGCTAACTACCCGGAAGAGAAAGGTGTTGTTAAGTTCAACATCCGTATCGCGACTCCGCCGCCCCGTACTGAGGGCATTCCGCCGGGTCAGATGTCTTCCTACGTTTTCAGCCTGAAGGCAGGTGACAAGATTAAGGTGTACGGTCCCTTTGGTGAGTTCTTCGCCAAGGAAACTGACAACGAGATGGTATTTATCGGTGGTGGTGCCGGTATGGCGCCAATGCGTTCACACATCTTTGATCAGCTCAAGCGCCTGAATTCCACCCGTAAGATCAGCTTCTGGTACGGTGCGCGCTCCCTGCGCGAGATGTTCTACGAAGATGACTACAACGGTCTGGCTTCCGAGTTCGATAACTTCCAGTGGCATGTGGCTCTGTCCGACCCACAGCCGGAAGACAATTGGACGGGTTACACCGGATTCATCCACAACGTGGTATATGAAAACTACCTGAAGGACCACCCGGCTCCGGAAGATTGTGAGTACTACATGTGTGGGCCGCCCATGATGAACGCGGCAGTCATCAATATGCTCAAGGACTTGGGTGTAGAAGATGAAAATATCCTGCTGGATGACTTCGGCGGATAA
- the nqrE gene encoding NADH:ubiquinone reductase (Na(+)-transporting) subunit E, translating to MEHYISLIIRAVFVENMALAFFLGMCTFLAVSKKIEAAIGLGVAVIVVLTLTVPVNNLIYTYLLKDGALAWAGYPDVDLSFLGLLSYIGVIAALVQILEMFLDKYVPALYNALGVFLPLITVNCAIMGASLFMVEREYAFGESVAYGFGAGLGWALAITALAGIREKLKYSDVPDGLKGLGITFVTVGLMSLGFMSFGGIDI from the coding sequence GTGGAACATTATATTTCTTTGATTATCCGCGCCGTTTTCGTTGAAAACATGGCGCTGGCCTTCTTCCTCGGTATGTGTACCTTCCTGGCGGTATCGAAGAAGATCGAGGCCGCTATTGGCCTGGGTGTTGCGGTTATCGTGGTGCTGACTCTGACAGTACCTGTGAACAACCTGATCTACACCTACCTGCTGAAAGACGGTGCACTGGCCTGGGCCGGTTACCCCGACGTGGACCTGAGCTTCCTCGGCCTGTTGTCCTACATCGGCGTAATTGCGGCACTGGTACAGATCCTGGAGATGTTCCTGGATAAATATGTACCGGCTCTCTACAACGCGCTGGGTGTATTCCTGCCGCTGATTACCGTGAACTGCGCCATCATGGGTGCTTCCTTGTTCATGGTTGAGCGCGAGTACGCGTTTGGCGAGAGTGTTGCCTATGGCTTCGGTGCCGGCCTCGGCTGGGCACTGGCGATTACCGCTCTGGCCGGTATTCGTGAAAAGCTGAAGTACAGTGACGTTCCGGATGGCCTGAAAGGTCTGGGTATCACCTTCGTAACTGTTGGTCTGATGTCCCTGGGCTTCATGTCCTTCGGCGGCATCGATATCTAA